In Crinalium epipsammum PCC 9333, the following are encoded in one genomic region:
- a CDS encoding alpha/beta fold hydrolase → MQDWWQDTFPKSRQSITITDANGYPVSIAYGEKGTGKPLILVHGIGSWSYGWRYNIEPLSQHFKVIAFDAKGNGFSDKPAYPDQPGHQAIELARIIQSLCDEPALVVAESLGALTALACVESHPELFEKLVLINVPIFPQGIPNRGMQVLSSIPLDLIKIVDQLRLASFFSPLVRYIFAIERQDVVVDATAITEEDVYWITYPYIEFPNTITKYTEDLQHAAIEIQRLQQKLPSLIGDIQENLGKITCPTLILWADKDNWFPVKDGEKLQRFIPNSRLEILNNCGHDAAATCPDQVNQRIIEFLCDR, encoded by the coding sequence ATGCAGGATTGGTGGCAAGATACATTTCCTAAAAGTCGGCAAAGTATCACTATTACTGATGCTAATGGTTATCCTGTTTCAATTGCTTATGGTGAGAAAGGAACAGGTAAACCTTTAATTTTAGTACATGGTATTGGTAGTTGGAGTTACGGCTGGCGTTATAATATTGAACCATTATCCCAACATTTTAAAGTAATTGCTTTTGATGCTAAGGGTAATGGCTTTTCTGATAAGCCAGCATATCCAGATCAACCTGGGCACCAAGCGATTGAATTAGCCAGAATTATTCAATCTTTATGTGATGAACCTGCTTTGGTTGTGGCAGAATCTTTAGGGGCGTTAACAGCACTTGCTTGTGTAGAATCACATCCAGAGTTATTTGAAAAATTAGTCTTAATTAATGTGCCGATTTTTCCGCAAGGCATACCTAATCGTGGTATGCAAGTGCTATCAAGTATTCCTCTGGATTTAATTAAGATAGTTGATCAATTGCGGTTGGCAAGTTTCTTTTCACCACTGGTAAGGTATATTTTCGCAATTGAAAGACAGGATGTTGTGGTGGATGCAACGGCGATAACTGAAGAAGATGTTTATTGGATAACTTATCCGTATATAGAGTTTCCGAATACAATTACGAAATATACTGAGGATTTACAACACGCAGCTATTGAGATTCAACGGTTGCAACAAAAACTGCCGAGTTTGATTGGTGATATTCAAGAGAATTTAGGTAAGATAACTTGTCCGACGTTAATTTTATGGGCTGATAAAGATAATTGGTTTCCTGTTAAGGATGGGGAGAAATTACAGAGGTTTATACCCAATTCTAGATTAGAAATTTTGAATAATTGTGGGCATGATGCGGCGGCGACTTGTCCAGATCAGGTTAATCAGCGTATTATTGAGTTTTTGTGCGATCGCTAA
- a CDS encoding DUF4112 domain-containing protein: MSQPNPHVSSGLSNSHSAKMKRLRSLTHILDNAIAIPGTRYRVGIDPILGLLPGAGDFIGSAFSGYIVLEAARMGLPRETLIRMFYNIILDEIVGSIPVIGDFFDLGFKANVKNMALLEAHVATPQESKKADWLFIIILLGALILFVVAITAISVFILRLLFQAIGG, from the coding sequence ATGTCTCAGCCTAACCCTCACGTTTCTTCGGGATTAAGTAACTCTCACTCAGCTAAGATGAAGCGGTTGCGATCGCTCACTCATATCCTAGATAATGCTATTGCTATTCCAGGTACACGCTATCGAGTTGGGATTGACCCCATTTTAGGGCTATTACCTGGTGCTGGTGATTTCATAGGTTCTGCTTTCTCTGGTTATATTGTGCTGGAAGCAGCTAGAATGGGTTTGCCTAGAGAAACTTTAATACGGATGTTTTATAACATCATCTTAGATGAAATTGTTGGTTCTATACCTGTAATCGGAGATTTTTTTGATTTGGGTTTTAAAGCTAATGTTAAAAACATGGCTTTATTAGAAGCCCATGTAGCTACTCCTCAAGAAAGTAAAAAAGCTGACTGGTTATTTATTATCATATTATTGGGCGCGTTAATATTGTTTGTAGTTGCAATAACTGCTATCAGCGTTTTCATTTTAAGGTTGCTGTTTCAAGCTATTGGCGGCTAA
- a CDS encoding YihY/virulence factor BrkB family protein, translating to MISLRFLRFFRYLNWKTLRNTVVRAGQRRLSGLSAEMAYNAMLGLFPAILAVLTAIGLFKSSAYSLQQLASQVSEVAPKEALFLIKGFVQEVSQTQNQSLFSLSFFAAIWAFSGAISAAMAALDQIHQIPAEKIRPFWKAKLISIVLTVGSIVLLITASFLVFISDLIIQLVAGKSGNLGGELLALWRLFTWPVALAIVATAFGFIYRYGPSRWEHGTPIMPGAVIAAVSWAILSALFKMYVSNFGNYNKAYGAVGAVIVLMLWLYMSCLVLLIGDQLNATVGEQIREKTINNKQLSIINDQ from the coding sequence ATGATATCTTTGCGCTTTTTACGTTTTTTTCGTTATCTGAATTGGAAAACGCTGCGGAATACCGTTGTACGTGCTGGTCAACGGCGCTTATCAGGTTTATCAGCAGAAATGGCTTACAATGCCATGTTAGGTTTGTTTCCAGCTATTTTGGCGGTATTGACTGCCATCGGGCTGTTTAAATCCTCTGCCTACAGCTTACAGCAGCTTGCTAGTCAAGTAAGTGAGGTTGCGCCCAAAGAAGCTTTGTTCTTAATTAAGGGTTTTGTGCAGGAAGTTAGCCAAACTCAAAATCAAAGTTTATTTTCACTCAGCTTTTTTGCTGCTATCTGGGCTTTTTCTGGGGCAATTAGTGCTGCGATGGCTGCGTTGGATCAAATTCATCAAATTCCAGCAGAGAAAATTCGCCCGTTTTGGAAAGCTAAATTAATTTCTATTGTTCTCACAGTTGGCAGCATTGTGCTACTGATTACAGCTTCTTTTTTGGTGTTTATCAGTGATTTAATTATCCAACTCGTTGCTGGTAAAAGTGGTAATTTGGGAGGAGAATTACTGGCTTTGTGGCGGTTATTTACTTGGCCTGTGGCGCTGGCGATTGTTGCTACAGCTTTTGGGTTTATTTATCGCTATGGCCCTAGTCGCTGGGAACATGGTACACCAATTATGCCAGGAGCAGTTATTGCAGCAGTTTCTTGGGCGATTTTATCGGCTTTATTTAAAATGTATGTGTCTAATTTTGGTAATTACAATAAAGCTTATGGTGCAGTGGGTGCTGTGATTGTTTTAATGCTTTGGTTGTATATGAGTTGTTTAGTTCTGTTGATTGGCGATCAATTAAATGCCACTGTAGGAGAGCAAATTAGAGAAAAAACAATTAACAATAAACAATTATCAATTATCAATGACCAATGA
- the thrC gene encoding threonine synthase has product MAASTATKWPGLIEAYRRYLPVTSATPVVTLLEGNTPLIPAPSISQRVGRGVQVFVKYDGLNPTGSFKDRGMTLAISKAKEAGAKAVICASTGNTSAAAAAYARRGGMRAFVLIPDGYVALGKLAQALLYGAEVLAIKGNFDQALKIVREMAATYPVTLVNSVNPYRLEGQKTSAFEIVDVLGRAPDWLCIPVGNAGNITAYWMGFCQYHEEGKCDSLPKMMGFQAAGAAPIISGKPVEHPETVATAIRIGNPANWEKAIAVQQASQGEFNAVTDAEIIEAYKILAAEEGVFCEPASAASVAGLLKVKDQVPAGATVVCVLTGNGLKDPETAIKNNDSPFYQGVEPTLEAVAGVMGF; this is encoded by the coding sequence ATTGCTGCCTCTACAGCTACCAAATGGCCTGGTTTGATAGAGGCTTATCGCCGTTATCTACCAGTAACATCTGCAACTCCAGTGGTGACACTACTGGAAGGCAATACTCCTTTGATTCCAGCACCTTCAATTTCCCAGCGAGTGGGTAGAGGTGTGCAGGTATTTGTTAAGTATGATGGTTTAAATCCAACTGGTAGTTTTAAAGATCGGGGCATGACCCTTGCCATTTCTAAGGCTAAAGAAGCTGGTGCTAAGGCTGTGATTTGTGCCAGTACTGGTAACACTTCGGCGGCGGCGGCGGCTTATGCTAGACGTGGGGGAATGCGGGCTTTTGTCTTAATTCCTGATGGTTATGTAGCACTGGGTAAGTTGGCACAGGCTTTGTTATATGGGGCAGAGGTGCTGGCAATTAAGGGTAATTTTGACCAAGCATTAAAAATTGTCAGGGAAATGGCTGCTACCTATCCTGTGACGCTGGTAAATTCTGTTAATCCTTATCGGTTAGAAGGGCAAAAAACTAGCGCGTTTGAGATTGTGGATGTGTTGGGACGCGCCCCAGATTGGCTGTGTATTCCGGTTGGGAATGCGGGCAATATTACAGCATATTGGATGGGCTTTTGTCAATACCATGAAGAAGGTAAATGTGATAGTTTGCCTAAGATGATGGGATTTCAAGCTGCTGGTGCTGCGCCGATTATTAGTGGTAAGCCTGTAGAGCATCCAGAGACGGTGGCGACGGCGATTAGGATTGGAAATCCGGCTAATTGGGAGAAGGCGATCGCAGTTCAACAAGCAAGTCAGGGAGAATTTAACGCTGTTACTGATGCAGAAATTATAGAGGCGTATAAGATATTAGCTGCGGAAGAAGGGGTTTTTTGTGAACCTGCTAGTGCTGCTTCGGTTGCTGGATTGTTGAAGGTGAAGGATCAAGTTCCGGCTGGTGCTACGGTTGTGTGTGTGCTAACGGGTAATGGTTTGAAAGATCCAGAGACTGCGATTAAAAATAATGATAGTCCGTTTTATCAGGGGGTTGAGCCAACTCTGGAAGCGGTGGCTGGAGTTATGGGATTTTAA
- a CDS encoding DEAD/DEAH box helicase, producing the protein MTDSFLSLGLSETVANQLKELGFTEPTTIQSQAIPQLLAGRDVVGQSQTGTGKTAAFSLPILDRIDVQNPAVQALILTPTRELALQVTQAIRTFNTDRRLGILTVYGGQAIDLQIRRLRSGSAVVVGTPGRVIDLLNRGNLKLDQVKWLVLDEADEMLSMGFIDDVEKILSQLPVERQTAFFSATMPPVIRSLVSRFLKSPATVSVEQPKAAPTRINQEVYFIPRGWSKAKALQPILELEDPESAIVFVRTRKAAAELTSQLQAAGHSVDEYHGDLNQSQRERLLQRFRQNKVRWIVATDIAARGLDVDDLTHVINYDLPDSVENYIHRIGRTGRAGKTGTAISLIQPMERRKLQLIERRVRQSLKICPIPTRAQIERRYLEKLQTKVREALTGERMASFLPIVSQLGEEYDSHAIAAAALQMVYDQTRPAWLGEPEQQVDDRSSVPKPRLNRQPKTSVTPAPTPNH; encoded by the coding sequence ATGACGGATTCTTTTTTAAGCTTAGGACTCTCTGAAACTGTTGCTAACCAATTAAAAGAGCTAGGCTTTACAGAACCCACGACAATTCAATCACAAGCAATTCCGCAACTATTAGCGGGTCGTGATGTAGTGGGTCAATCTCAGACTGGTACTGGTAAAACGGCGGCTTTTTCGTTGCCGATTTTAGACCGGATTGATGTCCAAAATCCAGCAGTACAGGCTTTGATTCTGACACCGACCCGCGAGTTAGCTCTACAAGTAACTCAAGCTATACGCACATTTAACACGGATCGCCGTTTGGGTATCCTGACCGTTTATGGTGGTCAAGCAATTGATCTGCAAATTCGTCGTCTGCGCTCAGGCAGTGCGGTGGTTGTAGGTACGCCTGGACGGGTAATTGATTTACTCAACCGAGGTAATCTCAAGCTAGATCAGGTTAAATGGCTGGTGCTAGATGAAGCTGATGAAATGTTAAGCATGGGCTTCATTGATGATGTGGAAAAAATCCTCAGTCAGTTACCAGTAGAACGTCAGACAGCATTTTTCTCTGCTACCATGCCGCCAGTAATTCGGTCATTGGTATCAAGGTTCTTGAAATCACCTGCGACAGTTTCGGTAGAACAACCGAAGGCAGCACCGACAAGAATTAACCAAGAGGTTTATTTTATCCCTCGTGGTTGGTCTAAAGCTAAAGCTTTGCAACCAATTTTGGAACTAGAAGATCCAGAATCTGCGATCGTCTTTGTGCGTACCCGCAAGGCAGCAGCCGAACTCACTAGCCAATTGCAAGCTGCTGGTCATAGTGTGGATGAGTATCATGGCGATTTGAACCAAAGCCAACGGGAGCGTTTATTGCAACGGTTCCGTCAAAATAAAGTGCGTTGGATTGTAGCTACTGATATTGCGGCACGCGGTTTAGATGTAGATGATCTTACTCACGTAATTAACTACGATTTGCCAGATAGTGTGGAAAATTATATCCACCGCATCGGTCGTACTGGTCGCGCTGGTAAGACAGGAACAGCAATTTCCTTGATCCAACCTATGGAACGCCGTAAGCTACAGCTAATTGAGCGTCGAGTTCGCCAAAGCTTGAAAATCTGTCCAATTCCTACTCGCGCACAGATTGAGAGACGCTATCTCGAAAAGCTACAAACTAAAGTACGTGAAGCTTTAACTGGTGAACGGATGGCATCTTTCTTGCCAATAGTTTCACAACTAGGTGAGGAATATGATTCCCATGCGATCGCAGCAGCGGCATTGCAAATGGTTTACGACCAAACCCGTCCCGCTTGGTTAGGTGAGCCAGAACAGCAAGTTGATGACCGTTCATCGGTTCCCAAACCTCGTCTCAATCGTCAGCCAAAAACTTCGGTGACTCCTGCTCCTACGCCTAATCACTAA